The Sphingomicrobium sp. genome has a window encoding:
- a CDS encoding ABC transporter permease has translation MKNILIVAAREFRQIASMRSFWLTLLILPLSIALGAVAPRFIDKDEPDRVMIIDRSGGEARALQQRLALDQNREALAKLSRYVQRHRLERADPRALWAQHDRWYSDADVERFIAAGGVAAAQATIARVKDEDTPEFKAPKPEYELVAAPASVAKVPDAGLDAALQPVLKPTDKKAEPVDYVLLIPADFGPSPVARLWANRDPSPQFVAVVQQVLTRDLRTRFLETQGVSAEAAEGASTITPALSISTPPPGGGARESMLVRSILPLAASYMLMMALMLSGSWMLQGTVEERSNKLLETVLACVSPEELMYGKLLGTAGVGLFMIAVWTAAGLFAAYATHGAIADLIRPALDPLSSPGTILAMIYFFIVGYVAIAILFVAIGAMSDSMRDAQGYLMPVLLLILMPITLLMQAVIRGNNGGALIEVITWFPIWTPFAVLARLGMGIPTWEVLGTAVVLALFTAAELVLLGRLFRASLLSQGQRPGVRELIARMRSANA, from the coding sequence ATGAAGAACATCCTGATCGTCGCCGCTCGCGAGTTTCGCCAGATCGCGAGCATGCGCAGCTTCTGGCTGACGCTCCTGATCCTTCCCCTGTCGATTGCGCTCGGTGCCGTCGCACCGCGGTTCATCGACAAGGATGAGCCCGACCGGGTCATGATCATCGACCGCAGCGGCGGCGAAGCGCGTGCCCTGCAGCAGCGCCTGGCGCTCGACCAGAACCGAGAGGCGCTGGCAAAGCTGTCCCGCTACGTTCAGCGCCACCGCCTCGAGCGTGCCGACCCGCGTGCGCTCTGGGCGCAGCATGACCGTTGGTACAGCGACGCCGATGTCGAGCGCTTCATCGCCGCCGGCGGCGTCGCCGCGGCCCAGGCCACGATCGCTCGGGTGAAGGACGAGGACACGCCCGAGTTCAAGGCGCCGAAGCCCGAATATGAACTGGTCGCCGCCCCGGCCTCGGTTGCGAAGGTGCCGGATGCCGGCCTCGACGCCGCGCTGCAGCCGGTCCTCAAACCGACCGACAAGAAGGCCGAGCCGGTCGACTACGTGCTCCTGATCCCGGCCGACTTCGGACCCAGCCCGGTTGCCCGCCTTTGGGCCAATCGCGATCCCTCCCCTCAGTTCGTGGCCGTGGTCCAGCAGGTGCTTACCCGTGACCTGCGCACCCGCTTCCTCGAAACGCAGGGCGTGTCAGCGGAAGCGGCTGAGGGCGCCAGCACGATCACCCCCGCCCTCTCCATCTCCACCCCGCCACCGGGGGGCGGCGCCCGCGAATCCATGCTGGTTCGGTCGATCCTTCCGCTCGCTGCCTCCTACATGCTGATGATGGCGCTGATGCTGTCGGGCAGCTGGATGCTCCAGGGCACGGTCGAGGAGCGCTCGAACAAGCTCCTCGAAACGGTGCTCGCCTGCGTCAGTCCCGAAGAACTGATGTACGGCAAGCTGCTCGGCACCGCCGGCGTCGGCCTCTTCATGATCGCAGTGTGGACGGCAGCCGGCCTGTTCGCTGCTTATGCGACGCACGGCGCCATCGCCGACCTCATCCGCCCGGCCCTCGACCCGTTGAGCTCGCCCGGCACCATCCTCGCAATGATCTACTTCTTCATCGTCGGCTACGTCGCCATCGCCATCCTGTTCGTTGCGATCGGTGCGATGAGCGATTCGATGCGCGATGCGCAGGGCTATTTGATGCCCGTGCTGCTCCTCATCCTCATGCCGATCACTTTGCTGATGCAGGCGGTCATCCGCGGCAACAATGGCGGCGCGCTCATCGAGGTCATTACCTGGTTCCCGATCTGGACGCCGTTTGCGGTGCTGGCGCGGCTGGGCATGGGCATTCCGACCTGGGAGGTGCTCGGCACCGCGGTCGTGCTGGCGCTGTTCACCGCCGCAGAGCTCGTGCTCCTCGGGCGGCTGTTCCGGGCCAGCCTTCTGTCGCAGGGGCAGCGGCCGGGGGTGCGCGAATTGATCGCGCGGATGCGCTCGGCGAACGCTTAG
- a CDS encoding ATP-binding cassette domain-containing protein: protein MSVLTLERVSKRFDQTLAVDDLSFSVEPGTVFGFLGGNGAGKTTSLRMVLDIIRPTSGRIEVLGRAPGRANAREIGFLPEERGLYRQMTALDTIVYFGRLKGMTPADAKREGAVLLDRFGLAANTNSTMDKLSKGMAQKVQLATALVNQPRLLILDEPFSGLDPVNQGLLEDEIRRAADGGATVLFSTHIMQHAERLCDRLLLLAKGRKRFEGTLEQARGELPARLTVVSRDDPSRLAGVDSAEDGDEAGDGWRLWNVGLAPGVAPGDVLERCIADQFPLRRFEQVQASLHDVFVHIVGSAETRQ, encoded by the coding sequence GTGAGTGTGTTGACACTGGAGCGCGTCAGCAAGCGCTTCGATCAGACGCTGGCAGTCGACGATCTCAGCTTCAGCGTCGAACCCGGCACCGTCTTCGGCTTCCTCGGCGGCAATGGTGCGGGCAAGACGACATCGCTGCGCATGGTGCTCGACATCATTCGTCCGACCAGCGGCCGGATCGAGGTGCTCGGCCGCGCGCCGGGCCGCGCGAATGCCCGCGAGATCGGCTTTCTTCCGGAGGAGCGCGGCCTCTACCGGCAAATGACGGCGCTCGACACGATCGTCTATTTCGGCCGCCTGAAGGGCATGACGCCTGCGGATGCGAAGCGCGAGGGCGCGGTGCTTCTCGATCGCTTCGGGCTCGCCGCAAACACCAACTCGACGATGGACAAGCTGTCGAAGGGAATGGCGCAGAAGGTCCAGCTCGCCACCGCGCTGGTCAATCAACCGCGCCTGCTCATCCTCGACGAACCCTTCTCCGGGCTCGATCCCGTCAACCAGGGGCTGCTGGAGGACGAGATCCGCCGCGCCGCGGACGGCGGCGCCACCGTGCTCTTCTCGACCCACATCATGCAGCACGCCGAGCGCTTGTGCGACCGGCTTCTCTTGCTGGCCAAGGGCCGGAAACGGTTTGAAGGCACGCTCGAGCAAGCACGCGGCGAGCTGCCCGCCCGCTTAACGGTCGTGTCCCGGGACGACCCTTCCCGCCTCGCCGGCGTCGACAGTGCCGAAGACGGGGATGAAGCGGGAGACGGTTGGCGGCTGTGGAACGTCGGCTTGGCGCCGGGCGTCGCTCCCGGGGACGTTCTCGAACGCTGCATCGCCGACCAATTCCCGTTGCGCCGTTTCGAACAGGTTCAAGCCAGCCTTCACGACGTGTTCGTCCACATCGTGGGCTCTGCGGAGACCCGCCAATGA
- a CDS encoding L,D-transpeptidase family protein translates to MLRWSLVVAAALSASAHAQDVAPLAVPAQPAARIVATPPDSNVARFYAARPATLIWLRDATSRAAASRLAEILKRAPADGVADGPMLAASVEAALASGTPLDDQQISRAWVRYVQALKAPVEGFGFGDPALQLKAPDATPILLEALSAPSLAAHIDAVANVNPIYSALRAAAIEQGQQDDPRVRATLDRLRLVPGKGRAILVDVANAEMMMLQDGQVVDSMKVIVGKQSAQTPLLAGTIHYVTLNPYWHIPQDVTKRVVAPLVLKRGVSYLKAARYDTVAAFGGDKAVPVDPESIDWKAVAAGDIEAHVRQRAGGNNMMGKMKFGFVNDQGIFLHDTPHKNLFAKAKRTLSLGCVRLEHPERLATWLLGRDPVPSGDGPEENVLIAKGVPIYISYLTARPDGNRVAFATDIYKLDTTEPLASGTSSAKR, encoded by the coding sequence ATGCTGCGTTGGAGCCTTGTCGTCGCTGCGGCCCTGTCCGCTTCCGCCCACGCGCAGGATGTCGCCCCGCTAGCGGTGCCGGCCCAGCCAGCGGCCCGGATCGTCGCAACCCCTCCGGACTCGAACGTTGCGCGATTCTATGCAGCCCGGCCAGCGACGCTCATCTGGCTGCGCGACGCAACCTCCCGCGCAGCAGCGTCGCGCCTCGCCGAGATCCTGAAGCGCGCGCCCGCGGACGGTGTGGCTGACGGCCCAATGCTCGCCGCCTCCGTCGAAGCTGCGCTGGCCAGCGGCACGCCGCTGGACGACCAGCAGATCTCGCGCGCATGGGTGCGCTACGTGCAGGCGCTGAAGGCGCCGGTCGAGGGCTTCGGGTTCGGAGACCCCGCGCTTCAGCTCAAGGCGCCCGACGCGACGCCGATCCTGCTCGAAGCGCTCTCCGCGCCGTCGCTCGCCGCGCATATCGACGCCGTCGCCAACGTCAACCCGATCTATTCGGCCCTTCGCGCCGCTGCCATTGAACAGGGCCAGCAGGATGACCCCCGGGTTCGGGCCACGCTCGACCGCCTCCGGCTCGTACCCGGCAAAGGCCGGGCCATCCTAGTCGACGTCGCCAATGCCGAGATGATGATGCTCCAGGACGGGCAGGTCGTCGACAGCATGAAGGTGATCGTCGGCAAGCAAAGCGCCCAGACGCCGCTGCTCGCCGGCACCATCCATTATGTGACGCTCAACCCATATTGGCACATTCCGCAAGACGTCACGAAGCGCGTCGTCGCGCCGCTCGTGCTCAAGCGCGGCGTCTCCTACCTCAAGGCCGCTCGCTACGACACGGTCGCGGCGTTCGGCGGCGACAAGGCCGTTCCGGTGGACCCGGAAAGCATCGACTGGAAGGCTGTCGCAGCGGGCGACATCGAAGCCCACGTGCGCCAGCGCGCCGGCGGCAACAACATGATGGGCAAGATGAAGTTCGGCTTCGTCAACGACCAGGGCATCTTCCTTCACGACACGCCGCACAAGAACCTGTTCGCAAAAGCCAAGCGGACGCTCAGCCTCGGCTGCGTCCGCCTCGAACATCCCGAGCGCCTCGCCACCTGGCTGCTCGGGCGCGACCCCGTTCCATCGGGAGACGGGCCGGAGGAAAATGTGCTGATCGCCAAGGGCGTGCCGATCTACATCAGCTATCTGACCGCGCGGCCGGACGGCAATCGGGTCGCCTTTGCGACCGACATCTACAAGCTCGACACGACCGAGCCCCTCGCCTCGGGCACCAGTTCGGCGAAGCGCTGA
- the rpsA gene encoding 30S ribosomal protein S1, with translation MATTTFPTRDDFAELLNKSLGGENEAFEGKVVKGTVTGIENDLAVIDVGLKSEGRVPLREFAAPGHKAELKVGDEVEVYVDRVENANGEAMLSRDRARREAAWDKLEKEFEAGNRVEGAIFGRVKGGFTVDLGGAVAFLPGSQVDIRPVRDVQPLMDLPQPFQILKMDRRRGNIVVSRRAILEETRAEQRSGLIQSLAEGQVIEGVVKNITDYGAFVDLGGIDGLLHVTDVSYKRVNHPSEVLNIGDTVKVQIIRINRETQRISLGMKQLESDPWEGASAKYPIDGVFRGRVTNITEYGAFVELEAGIEGLVHVSEMSWTKKNVHPGKIVSTSQEVDVKVLEVDEEKRRISLGLKQAQENPWAAFAEKHPVGSTVEGEVKNATEFGLFVGLEGDVDGMVHMSDIAWGVSGEEALALHRKGETVTAQVLDVDVEKERISLGIKQLEGGGGAGAGTGGGASVGGVKKGDVVTVTVRAVQDAGLDVQVGDDGAVGFVKRGDLGRDRDEQRAERFQVGQKFDAMVIGFDRSKKPNFSIKAMQIAEEKQAVAQYGSSDSGASLGDILGQALKEAQDKKAK, from the coding sequence ATGGCGACTACGACATTCCCGACCCGCGACGATTTCGCGGAGCTCCTCAACAAAAGCCTCGGCGGCGAAAACGAAGCCTTCGAAGGCAAGGTGGTGAAGGGCACCGTCACGGGGATCGAGAATGACCTCGCCGTGATCGATGTCGGCCTCAAGAGCGAAGGCCGCGTTCCGCTGCGCGAATTCGCCGCTCCCGGCCACAAGGCCGAGCTGAAGGTCGGCGACGAAGTCGAAGTCTATGTCGACCGGGTCGAGAACGCGAACGGCGAAGCGATGCTGTCGCGCGACCGCGCCCGCCGCGAAGCGGCCTGGGACAAGCTCGAAAAGGAATTCGAAGCCGGCAACCGCGTCGAAGGCGCGATTTTCGGCCGCGTGAAGGGCGGCTTCACCGTCGACCTCGGCGGCGCCGTGGCCTTCCTTCCGGGCAGCCAGGTCGACATTCGCCCGGTCCGCGACGTCCAGCCGCTGATGGACCTGCCGCAGCCGTTCCAGATCCTGAAGATGGACCGCCGCCGCGGCAACATCGTCGTGTCGCGCCGCGCGATCCTCGAAGAGACCCGCGCCGAGCAGCGCAGCGGCCTCATCCAGAGCCTCGCCGAAGGCCAGGTCATCGAGGGCGTGGTCAAGAACATCACCGATTACGGCGCCTTCGTGGACCTGGGCGGCATCGACGGCCTGCTCCACGTCACCGACGTCAGCTACAAGCGCGTCAATCACCCGTCCGAGGTGCTGAACATCGGCGACACGGTGAAGGTGCAGATCATCCGCATCAACCGCGAGACCCAGCGCATCAGCCTCGGCATGAAGCAACTCGAGAGCGATCCGTGGGAAGGTGCGTCGGCCAAGTATCCGATCGACGGCGTGTTCCGCGGCCGCGTGACGAACATCACGGAATATGGCGCATTCGTCGAGCTGGAAGCCGGTATCGAAGGCCTCGTCCACGTTTCGGAAATGAGCTGGACCAAGAAGAACGTCCACCCGGGCAAGATCGTCAGCACCAGCCAGGAAGTCGACGTCAAGGTGCTCGAGGTCGACGAGGAGAAGCGCCGGATTTCGCTGGGCCTCAAGCAGGCGCAGGAAAATCCGTGGGCGGCCTTCGCCGAAAAGCACCCGGTCGGCTCGACCGTCGAGGGCGAAGTCAAGAACGCCACCGAATTCGGCCTGTTCGTAGGCCTCGAAGGCGATGTGGACGGCATGGTCCACATGTCCGACATCGCGTGGGGCGTATCGGGCGAGGAAGCGCTGGCGCTTCACCGCAAGGGTGAGACCGTCACTGCGCAGGTCCTCGACGTCGATGTCGAGAAGGAGCGCATCAGCCTCGGCATCAAGCAGCTCGAGGGCGGCGGCGGTGCCGGTGCCGGCACTGGCGGCGGCGCATCGGTCGGCGGCGTCAAGAAGGGCGACGTGGTGACGGTTACCGTTCGCGCTGTCCAGGACGCGGGCCTCGACGTGCAGGTCGGCGACGACGGCGCAGTCGGCTTCGTCAAGCGCGGCGACCTTGGCCGCGATCGCGACGAACAGCGCGCCGAGCGCTTCCAGGTCGGCCAGAAGTTCGACGCCATGGTCATCGGCTTCGACCGTTCGAAGAAGCCGAACTTCTCCATCAAGGCGATGCAGATCGCCGAAGAGAAGCAGGCGGTCGCCCAGTACGGCAGCTCGGACTCGGGCGCGTCGCTTGGCGACATCCTTGGCCAGGCGCTCAAGGAAGCGCAGGACAAGAAGGCGAAGTAA
- a CDS encoding integration host factor subunit beta, with protein sequence MIRSELVQKLCSDFPDLTQREVEGVVGAIFDSITDQLSKGGRVELRGFGAFSTRQRDGRVGRNPRTGEAVSVDAKRVPYFKPGKEMRERLNLKEVTAE encoded by the coding sequence ATGATCCGTTCTGAACTCGTGCAGAAGCTTTGCAGCGACTTTCCCGACCTGACGCAACGCGAGGTCGAGGGCGTCGTCGGCGCGATCTTCGATTCCATCACCGACCAGCTGTCGAAGGGCGGCCGTGTCGAGCTGCGCGGCTTCGGCGCTTTTTCCACCCGCCAGCGCGACGGCCGCGTAGGCCGCAATCCGCGAACTGGCGAAGCGGTCTCGGTCGACGCCAAGCGCGTGCCCTATTTCAAGCCGGGCAAGGAAATGCGCGAGCGCTTGAACCTCAAGGAAGTCACGGCGGAGTAA
- a CDS encoding bifunctional diguanylate cyclase/phosphodiesterase yields the protein MRSGLLSARRDAVVLAILISAVLLLIWNGRAFFSNFVVDSEKLATDVRIASTALTLNVALILFGWRRYVDLQHEAEARAEQERRAALLATTDPTTGLYNRKGFADRGAQLCSEAAERGDNLVIISCQIQRFKTVNDQHGYDAGDWLLKSLSAALNEELGPDAVIARLSGDEFAVALALAADRTASAEECAETVLRTATRPLMLNDRIIQVGAFAGIALAPAATARIPDVLRRADIAMDRARSGRVARPVWFDAGMERALIAHGEIEQGIRYGLEHSQFLPYFEPQVDLGTGEIVGFEVLARWKHPLSGIIGPDVFIPVAEEIGLIGRLSEQVISEALREAANWDPSIKISVNISPSQLADGWLAQRVVRILAETAFPAERLVVEVTESSLFADLELAKTIVTSLKNQGVRLALDDFGTGFSSLAHIRSLPFDIIKIDRSFVSNVSTKKESAAIIRAVTTLAAALSVPVCVEGIENEEVFKAVVRLGCSIGQGWYFGKAMTGEQARELLAARDRGDEAALSSAANG from the coding sequence GTGCGTTCAGGCCTGCTCAGCGCGCGGCGCGACGCCGTCGTGCTTGCGATCCTCATCAGCGCCGTGCTGCTCCTGATCTGGAACGGACGCGCCTTCTTCAGCAACTTCGTGGTCGACAGCGAAAAGCTTGCAACCGACGTGCGGATCGCGAGCACCGCGCTGACGTTGAACGTGGCGCTGATCCTGTTTGGATGGCGGCGCTACGTCGACCTTCAGCATGAAGCGGAAGCCCGCGCGGAGCAGGAGCGGCGCGCCGCCTTGCTCGCGACCACCGACCCCACGACCGGCCTATACAACCGCAAGGGCTTTGCCGACCGGGGCGCGCAGCTCTGCAGCGAAGCGGCGGAGCGCGGCGACAATCTTGTCATCATCTCCTGCCAGATTCAGCGGTTCAAGACGGTCAACGACCAGCATGGCTATGACGCCGGGGATTGGCTGCTCAAGTCGCTGTCGGCAGCACTGAACGAGGAACTCGGCCCCGACGCGGTCATCGCGCGCTTGAGCGGCGACGAGTTCGCGGTCGCGCTTGCGCTTGCTGCGGACCGGACGGCCTCCGCCGAAGAATGCGCCGAGACGGTGCTCCGGACTGCCACGCGGCCCCTGATGCTCAACGACCGGATCATTCAGGTCGGGGCATTTGCCGGCATTGCCCTCGCACCGGCGGCGACCGCGCGAATCCCGGATGTGCTGCGGCGCGCCGACATCGCGATGGATCGGGCGCGCAGCGGCCGGGTTGCACGGCCGGTGTGGTTCGATGCTGGCATGGAACGCGCGCTCATCGCCCACGGCGAGATCGAGCAGGGTATCCGCTACGGCCTCGAACATTCGCAGTTCCTTCCATATTTCGAGCCGCAGGTGGACCTGGGCACCGGCGAGATCGTCGGCTTCGAAGTGCTCGCCCGGTGGAAGCATCCGCTGTCCGGAATCATCGGACCCGACGTATTCATCCCGGTCGCCGAAGAGATCGGCTTGATCGGGCGCCTTTCCGAACAGGTGATTTCGGAGGCCCTGCGGGAGGCGGCCAATTGGGATCCGTCGATCAAGATCTCGGTCAATATCTCTCCGTCCCAGCTGGCGGACGGGTGGCTGGCACAGCGCGTCGTCCGCATCCTTGCCGAGACGGCGTTCCCCGCCGAGCGGCTGGTCGTCGAAGTCACCGAAAGCTCCCTCTTCGCCGACCTCGAGCTCGCCAAGACCATTGTCACCAGCCTGAAGAACCAGGGCGTGCGCCTCGCGCTCGACGACTTCGGCACCGGCTTCTCGTCGCTCGCGCACATTCGCTCGCTGCCGTTCGACATCATCAAGATCGACCGCAGCTTCGTGTCCAACGTCAGCACGAAGAAAGAGAGCGCGGCCATCATCCGCGCGGTGACCACGCTGGCCGCGGCCCTGTCTGTGCCGGTCTGCGTCGAGGGAATCGAGAATGAAGAGGTGTTCAAGGCCGTCGTCCGGCTCGGCTGCTCGATCGGCCAGGGCTGGTACTTCGGCAAGGCGATGACCGGCGAACAAGCCCGCGAGCTGCTTGCTGCGCGTGACCGCGGTGACGAGGCAGCGCTCTCCTCAGCCGCCAACGGCTAA
- a CDS encoding MFS transporter: MHDALHLVRTRRFLPLFVTQFLGAFNDNLFRTAMVLLVIYGIYGDAEQEATFSAIAGGLFIAPFFLLSALAGQLADGNDKARIIRIVKTAEILIMVVGAGGLLLHNIPLLLAALTAMGVHSTFFGPIKYALLPQHLKDDEVLGGTGLVEAGTYIAILGGTILGGLLVLQRPDGSYHAEWAAAAVLAVAVVGRIAGGLVPPAPPANDPELPGFPSRGMDWHIVRASITLVSATLHVRRLFLAILSISFFWAMGAVLAAQFPPLVKNSLGSDQTVATLFLAIFSVGVAIGSVLVNWLLKGQVSARYSPLAALFMGVFVLDLFRRVRNWPVHSGELHDIQTFLTVPNSWMVVVDLLGVAIAGGMFVVPLYAFLTTTVPKSETARTIAANNIVNSGFMVAATLVLTLAVLAGITVADSLLIVAIASVVAAWLAWKLHRADD; encoded by the coding sequence ATGCACGACGCGCTTCACCTGGTGCGTACGCGCCGCTTCCTGCCTTTGTTCGTCACCCAGTTCCTGGGGGCGTTCAACGACAATCTGTTCCGCACCGCGATGGTGCTTCTCGTCATCTACGGCATCTACGGCGACGCGGAGCAGGAGGCGACGTTCAGCGCCATTGCAGGCGGCCTGTTCATCGCGCCGTTCTTCCTTCTCTCCGCGCTCGCCGGCCAGCTTGCCGACGGTAATGACAAGGCGCGGATCATCCGCATCGTAAAAACCGCCGAGATCCTGATCATGGTGGTCGGCGCCGGCGGACTGCTGCTCCACAACATCCCGCTGTTGCTCGCGGCCTTGACCGCGATGGGCGTTCACTCGACCTTCTTCGGCCCGATCAAATATGCACTCCTGCCGCAGCATCTGAAGGACGACGAAGTCCTCGGCGGCACCGGCTTGGTCGAGGCGGGGACCTACATCGCCATCCTCGGCGGTACGATCCTTGGCGGCCTTCTGGTCCTCCAGCGTCCCGACGGCAGCTATCATGCGGAATGGGCCGCGGCCGCTGTCCTCGCGGTTGCGGTGGTCGGGCGTATCGCCGGCGGGCTGGTTCCCCCTGCCCCACCGGCCAATGATCCGGAGCTTCCCGGCTTTCCCAGCCGCGGCATGGATTGGCACATCGTGCGTGCGTCAATTACCCTCGTTAGCGCGACGCTGCACGTGCGGCGCCTGTTCCTAGCGATCCTTTCCATCAGCTTCTTCTGGGCGATGGGCGCGGTCCTCGCTGCCCAATTTCCGCCGCTGGTGAAGAACAGCCTCGGCTCCGACCAGACGGTCGCCACCTTATTCCTCGCCATCTTCTCGGTCGGCGTCGCGATCGGCTCAGTGCTCGTCAACTGGCTGCTCAAGGGCCAGGTCTCGGCACGCTATTCGCCCTTGGCGGCTTTGTTCATGGGCGTGTTCGTCCTCGACCTGTTCCGCCGAGTCCGCAATTGGCCAGTCCACAGCGGCGAGCTCCATGACATCCAGACCTTCCTCACCGTCCCCAACAGCTGGATGGTGGTCGTCGATTTGCTCGGCGTCGCGATCGCCGGCGGCATGTTCGTCGTGCCGCTCTACGCGTTCCTAACGACTACGGTGCCGAAATCGGAAACCGCGCGAACCATCGCAGCGAACAATATCGTCAATTCCGGCTTCATGGTCGCCGCGACATTAGTCCTGACCCTTGCCGTTCTGGCGGGAATCACCGTCGCCGACAGCTTGCTGATCGTGGCGATTGCGAGCGTCGTTGCAGCCTGGCTTGCCTGGAAGCTCCACCGCGCCGACGACTAA
- the pgsA gene encoding CDP-diacylglycerol--glycerol-3-phosphate 3-phosphatidyltransferase has protein sequence MLSLPNLLTLSRILAVPILVFLLWRPTPIDYGFTFVLYCLVGITDYFDGYLARAHGQISRLGQFLDPIADKIMVAAVIVMLVSTRKMSGEPVIHGLHIVPALVILLREIIVSGLREFLAPLQVSIPVSRLAKWKTTFQLVALGALILGGAVPDQLWVHNVGLASLWAAAALTLVTGYDYLRIGIKHMD, from the coding sequence ATGTTGTCGTTGCCGAACCTGCTGACGCTGTCGCGGATCCTTGCGGTTCCGATCCTCGTCTTCCTGCTGTGGCGGCCGACGCCGATCGATTACGGCTTCACCTTCGTTCTCTACTGCCTTGTCGGCATCACCGATTATTTCGACGGCTACCTGGCCCGCGCGCACGGGCAGATTTCGCGCCTCGGGCAGTTCCTCGATCCGATCGCCGACAAGATCATGGTCGCGGCGGTCATCGTTATGCTGGTGTCGACCCGCAAGATGAGCGGCGAACCGGTCATCCACGGGCTCCACATCGTCCCCGCGCTGGTGATCCTGCTGCGGGAGATCATCGTCTCCGGCCTTCGCGAGTTCCTGGCGCCGCTTCAGGTGTCGATCCCGGTGAGCAGGCTCGCCAAGTGGAAGACGACCTTCCAGCTGGTGGCGCTCGGCGCGCTGATCCTGGGCGGCGCGGTGCCGGATCAATTGTGGGTCCACAATGTCGGGCTGGCGAGCCTGTGGGCCGCGGCAGCGCTGACGCTCGTCACCGGCTACGATTACCTGCGGATCGGCATCAAGCACATGGACTGA